The DNA window GTTGCGCATGCACCGCCTGAGCAACCGTCCGGATCAAGACGTCTCCCACGTCGTGACCGTGCTGATCGTTGACCGCTTTGAGCCCGTCGAGATCAAGAAAGGCAAGGCCAATGTGCGTAGGGCCCGCCTGCCAGGCGGCCAGGAGGGCTGCCTCGAAGGCTCGCCGGTTGCCCAGCTCAGTCAGTGGGTCCAGCAGCGCAGATCGCTGCGCGTGATTCAAGGTTCGTTCGGTGACGGTCAGGAGCCAGGCCATCAGGCTCCCGGCCACCAGCCCGGTGAAGGTGATGCAAGCAATGACGCTGCCTTCGGCAGGCAAGACCTCCAGGGACAGACCACCGACCGTCAAGGCATAGAGGCTGAAGAGCCAGACGCCCTGGAGACCGAGCGACACTGCCGCGAGTAGGGTCGGCAGAATCAGCGAGGCACTGTAGGTCGTGAAGGTGAAGGCGAACAGCGACGTCTCCAGCTGCGGGGTATGGAACCAGACCAGGACGATTGGCAGGAGAAGAAGGAGCAAAACGCTCCCCAGAGGCCCTGGCCTTTGGTTCAGCACCTGCGCGGTCAGAACCATGATCAGGAAGAACAGGTCGTAGATGAAACGCTGGGTCTCGCCGGTGCTCAGCTGCAGGAGTGCGGCCAGGATGGGCACGGCGGCCATGAGGAGCACACTGTAGCGCTGAAGTTGCGCGCGGGGGCTCTGAGACAGGACTGGTCTGAAGTAGGCCCGCATATGTACCTCGTCTGCATCGGAAGGAACCCTCTGGCTGCG is part of the Deinococcus radiotolerans genome and encodes:
- a CDS encoding GGDEF domain-containing protein; the protein is MAAVPILAALLQLSTGETQRFIYDLFFLIMVLTAQVLNQRPGPLGSVLLLLLLPIVLVWFHTPQLETSLFAFTFTTYSASLILPTLLAAVSLGLQGVWLFSLYALTVGGLSLEVLPAEGSVIACITFTGLVAGSLMAWLLTVTERTLNHAQRSALLDPLTELGNRRAFEAALLAAWQAGPTHIGLAFLDLDGLKAVNDQHGHDVGDVLIRTVAQAVHAQLQAGQAVFRLAGDEFVVVCTHGDLSHIWHQIRAAVTEVRRQGFPEADVSVGLSSGVRAESISALMRQADLRMYAEKRRKGQRRAQAEQRGERPS